DNA sequence from the Paraburkholderia azotifigens genome:
TACTTGAGGTAGTGCTTGGCGACCATCGCGCCGACCGTATATTTTGGATCGACAAAATTGCCGAGCCGCACTTTGCCGACCTGGCTCAGCATCATATACGCGTCCCACTTATCGAAGCCGTACTCCGCGGCCATCCACAGCACGAGTTCGCGATACGCAATACGTGTCGCGTCTTCGAGCGGCCGCGCGCTGCCGATGCTCATCAGGGCGTCCTCGTTTTCGAGCCGGGGCCAGTCGATCTTCCACTTCTTGATGAGATCGACCCGTACGGTCGTCGTGCTCTGATACTCGACGGCTGTGCCGCATACTTCGCCGTCGCCCTGGCAAGCGTGCGCGTCGCCGATGAAAAGCCGCCCGCCGGGCGAGCGCACGGGCAGATAGGTGATGCTGCCCGGCCCCATGTCGGGCACATCCATATTGCCGCCGTGCGAATCGGGCGTGAGCGAATTGATCGAATCGAGCTCCGGCGACAGACTCAGCGTGCCGATATGCGGCTTGTACGGTAGCGTGTTGCGCTTGCTCCAGTACACGTTCTCTTCGTCGATCTTGATCTTGCGCACCACTTCGGGCAAAGGCTCGTTGAGGAGCGCCGTGTAGTCGGTGCCCGTCAGTCCGCCGAAGTTCGGAATCATGCAGCAAAAGCCGTGCGGATCGTCGCCGCGCGGCGACATCTTTTCGATGTAGACCGCGACCACATCGCCCTTCTCCGCGCCCTCGATCATGATGGGACCGTTCTGCGGATTGAGGAACGGCACCGTCAGCACCTGCGATGGCTTATCCGTTTCGTTCTTGATCTTCCCTTCGAACGCGTCACGCGTGTCCACCACCACACGATCGCCGGGCTTCACGTGCAGCACCGGCTGCGAATACGGCCCAATGGTGTAGTGGAAGGTCTTCTGCAGTTCCTCGGTCAGATGATGTTCCACCGGTTCGCGATCGGCGCCGACGCCGCGCTTCATCATGATCGATTCTTCTAGCCATTTCATGTTCTGCTCTCCGTCACAGTGCCAGATACTGGCGTATCAGTTGCTCATCCCCGAGTTGCGCCGGGCTTAACGTGTCCACGATGCGGCCTTTGTCCATCACGCAGCAGCGCGTCGCGATGCGCTCGACCATACCCATGTCCTGCTCCACCAGCACCACGCCGATGCCCGTCTCGCGCGCGATCGTCAGCAGCGTCTCGCCGATCAGATCGACAATGGAAGGCTGGATGCCTTCCGATGGCTCGTCGAGCAGCAGCACCTGCGGCGAGCTGACGAGCGCCCGCGCGATGGCGAGCTGCTGTTGTTCCCCGCCGCTCATCGTGCCCGCCTTTTGCCGGTAGCGCGTCTTGAGAACGGGGAAGTAGCCGACAACCATCTCCCGCATCGACGCTGCCTTGTCCGGGTTCGCCTGCGCGCCGACCTGAAGGTTCTCCGCGACCGTCAGTGCGCCGAATATCTCGCGGCCCTGCGGCACATAGCCGATGCCTTTGCGTGCCCGCACATAGGGCTTTTCATGACCGATGGGCGCGCCGTCGAGCACGATCTGGCCCGCGTCGAGCCTGACGAGACCGATCAGCGTGCGCATCAGCGTGGTCTTGCCGACGCCGTTGCGTCCGATCAGCGCCAGCACTTCGCCGCGCCCGATACCGAACGACACGCCGTTGAGCACGCGCCCGCCGCCATAGCCTGCTGCCACGTCCGCGACTTCGAGAAGCGCGCTCATGATTTCTTCCCCAGATAGACTTCCGCGACGTCGTCGCGCGCGAGGATCTCTTCGAGCGGGCCGTCGGCGAGCAGTCTTCCGCCGTGCAGCACCGTCACGCGCGTCGCGATCTGCCTGACGAAGGTCATGTCGTGCTCTACGACCATCATCGTCAGGCCGGATGCGGAAAGCCGCTTGATGAGTTCGCCCGTCGCATGCGTTTCCTCGATCGACATGCCCGCAACGGGCTCGTCGAGAAACAGCAGCTTCGGCCGCAGCGACACGGCCATCGCGATTTCGAGCCATTGCTTCTTGCCATGCGACAGATTGCGCGCAAGCACATGCTCTTCCTGTTCCAGCAAGAAGCGCTGCAAGAGTTCTTCGATACTTCCAGGCCGGTCGTCCTTCGCGCGATACAGCGAGAGCTGCAGATGCTGACGTACACTCAGATCCGGAAAGACGCCGGGTATCTGAAACTTGATGCTCATCCCCATGCGGATGCGCTCGTGCGGCAGCACATGGCTCATGTCCCGCCCGAGAAAATGCACGCTGCCATCGGACGGTCTATGCTCCCCCGTGATGAGCTTGAAGAACGTGCTCTTGCCTGCGCCGTTCGGTCCGATCACGCAGCGGATCTCGCCCGCGTCGATCTGAAAGTCGATACCGTTGATCACCTGCACACCGCCGAAGTGTTTCTTGAGCGCGCGTGTTTCGAGCAGCACGGTCACGATTTACCCTCCTCTTGCTTGAGCGGTTCGTCGAAACACGGGCGGTTGCGACCGTTACCAAGATTGCGCTCACGCTCGAAGCGCCGCAATTGCCTTGCTACGAACGGCAGCAGGCCTTCGGGCGCGGCCAGCACGACGACCAGCAGGATCGCGCCCATCAGGATCAACGCGTACTGGCTGCCATATACGGCGAGATTCTGCGAAAGCCACACGAGCAACGCAGTGCCGGCAATCGCGCCGCCGATGCTCTTGCGGCCCGACGTAGCAACCCAGATCACGGGCATGGCCGCAGCCGTGAGGCCCATCGTCGACGGCGTGATGTACGAGCCCCAGATCGTGTACAGCGCGCCCGACAAGCCGCCCAGTGTGCCGCCGAGCACAAAGACCAGCAACTGATGAAGACGGATATCGACGCCCAGCATTTCCGCGCGCTGCGGGTTCTCGCGGATCGCGATCAGCGTGAGACCGAAGGGTCCGTCGAGCAGCTTGCGCATGAACGCGTAGACGGCGATCAGCAGGAGCAGCACCAGATAGTAGAAGCTCGTGTTCTCCAGTGTGAGCGGCCCGCCGGGCCACGGAATCGTCAGCGGCGGCATGCCGCCCATGCCGTTGTAGCCGTTCAGGCGCGCTTCGCCGATCGCCCATTGCGGCCCCGCCGTCTGCGCCATGAAGGTTTCGAGCACGAGCGTCACCGATAACGTCACGATGCCGATGAACACGCCCTTGATGCGCCCGAAGAAAATCATGTAGCCGATCAGCGCCGCCACGACGACGCTCACCGCGATGCCCGCGCCGAGGCCGAGCCACGAATCGAACCATGTGTCGCCGAAGTTCAGCGTGAAGATGCCGTAGCTATAGCCGGCCAGGCCGAAGAACGCGGTCTGCCCGAACGACAGGATGCCGCCGTAGCCCCACATCGCGGCAAGCCCGACCGCGCTGAACGCCCACAGCAGACAGTAGGCGAGATTGCCGCTCGTGTTCGCGTCCACGACGAGCGGCAGACACAGTGCCACGACCCACGGCATGTAACGCAGCGCACGCGGTGCCGGGCC
Encoded proteins:
- a CDS encoding acetamidase/formamidase family protein; its protein translation is MKWLEESIMMKRGVGADREPVEHHLTEELQKTFHYTIGPYSQPVLHVKPGDRVVVDTRDAFEGKIKNETDKPSQVLTVPFLNPQNGPIMIEGAEKGDVVAVYIEKMSPRGDDPHGFCCMIPNFGGLTGTDYTALLNEPLPEVVRKIKIDEENVYWSKRNTLPYKPHIGTLSLSPELDSINSLTPDSHGGNMDVPDMGPGSITYLPVRSPGGRLFIGDAHACQGDGEVCGTAVEYQSTTTVRVDLIKKWKIDWPRLENEDALMSIGSARPLEDATRIAYRELVLWMAAEYGFDKWDAYMMLSQVGKVRLGNFVDPKYTVGAMVAKHYLK
- a CDS encoding ABC transporter ATP-binding protein, with amino-acid sequence MSALLEVADVAAGYGGGRVLNGVSFGIGRGEVLALIGRNGVGKTTLMRTLIGLVRLDAGQIVLDGAPIGHEKPYVRARKGIGYVPQGREIFGALTVAENLQVGAQANPDKAASMREMVVGYFPVLKTRYRQKAGTMSGGEQQQLAIARALVSSPQVLLLDEPSEGIQPSIVDLIGETLLTIARETGIGVVLVEQDMGMVERIATRCCVMDKGRIVDTLSPAQLGDEQLIRQYLAL
- a CDS encoding ABC transporter ATP-binding protein, producing the protein MTVLLETRALKKHFGGVQVINGIDFQIDAGEIRCVIGPNGAGKSTFFKLITGEHRPSDGSVHFLGRDMSHVLPHERIRMGMSIKFQIPGVFPDLSVRQHLQLSLYRAKDDRPGSIEELLQRFLLEQEEHVLARNLSHGKKQWLEIAMAVSLRPKLLFLDEPVAGMSIEETHATGELIKRLSASGLTMMVVEHDMTFVRQIATRVTVLHGGRLLADGPLEEILARDDVAEVYLGKKS
- a CDS encoding ABC transporter permease subunit, with amino-acid sequence MPWVVALCLPLVVDANTSGNLAYCLLWAFSAVGLAAMWGYGGILSFGQTAFFGLAGYSYGIFTLNFGDTWFDSWLGLGAGIAVSVVVAALIGYMIFFGRIKGVFIGIVTLSVTLVLETFMAQTAGPQWAIGEARLNGYNGMGGMPPLTIPWPGGPLTLENTSFYYLVLLLLIAVYAFMRKLLDGPFGLTLIAIRENPQRAEMLGVDIRLHQLLVFVLGGTLGGLSGALYTIWGSYITPSTMGLTAAAMPVIWVATSGRKSIGGAIAGTALLVWLSQNLAVYGSQYALILMGAILLVVVLAAPEGLLPFVARQLRRFERERNLGNGRNRPCFDEPLKQEEGKS